In Pseudoalteromonas sp. NC201, a single window of DNA contains:
- a CDS encoding TauD/TfdA family dioxygenase, with translation MDHALSLELDPTSIAADPRIHDLSEVKQSGMAWVKNHVQEVNNWVERDGFALLRGLNIVSTNQFSAILETLFGERLSQYVYRSSPRTALNNNIYTTTEYHADQVILQHNENAYSNVWPMRMGFFCVIPATTGGCTPLADSREVYRRIPSELRDKFERLGVQYVRNYGDIDLPWQEVFQTESKAEVEQYCRQNEIEFTWLDDKRLQTKQWRPAVMRHPKSGEKVWFNQAHLFHCSSLDNQLSAQMRDSIGSEFLPRNAFFGDGSEISDQDIKLINQVYQDLTFAYPWQRNDILLLDNMLFTHGREAYTGTRKVLVGMANIASA, from the coding sequence ATGGATCACGCACTTTCTTTGGAATTGGATCCGACATCGATTGCAGCAGACCCTCGGATACATGACTTATCTGAGGTTAAACAAAGCGGCATGGCATGGGTGAAAAACCACGTTCAAGAGGTGAATAACTGGGTTGAGCGAGATGGTTTTGCATTGCTTCGTGGCTTAAATATTGTGAGCACGAATCAGTTTAGCGCCATACTTGAGACCTTGTTTGGTGAGCGTTTAAGCCAGTATGTTTATCGCTCTTCGCCACGAACGGCACTGAACAACAATATTTACACCACCACGGAATATCATGCCGATCAAGTGATCCTGCAGCATAACGAAAATGCTTACTCCAATGTTTGGCCGATGCGAATGGGCTTTTTTTGTGTGATCCCAGCAACCACGGGTGGGTGCACACCACTTGCCGACAGCCGTGAAGTATATCGTCGTATTCCCAGTGAATTAAGAGACAAGTTTGAGCGTTTAGGTGTGCAGTACGTGCGTAACTACGGTGATATCGACCTACCTTGGCAAGAGGTTTTTCAGACTGAGAGTAAAGCCGAAGTTGAGCAATATTGCCGACAAAATGAAATCGAATTTACTTGGCTTGATGATAAAAGGCTACAAACCAAGCAATGGCGTCCGGCGGTCATGCGCCATCCAAAAAGTGGTGAAAAGGTATGGTTTAATCAAGCTCACTTGTTCCACTGCTCGAGCCTAGATAATCAACTCAGTGCACAAATGCGTGACAGTATCGGCAGCGAATTTTTACCTCGTAACGCCTTTTTTGGTGATGGTAGCGAAATAAGTGACCAAGACATCAAGCTCATCAATCAGGTTTATCAAGACCTCACTTTTGCTTACCCGTGGCAAAGAAACGATATTTTGCTGCTGGATAATATGCTGTTTACTCATGGCAGAGAGGCCTATACAGGCACTCGTAAAGTACTAGTTGGCATGGCAAATATCGCGTCAGCATAA
- a CDS encoding cyclic peptide export ABC transporter, which produces MVLYELIRRHIQIKKRTFIALGCISGLANALVLALINNVAANISDINKENHILYYLVLFTLTIAIYGFTQQRLMTKAAQMVERAIDKLRVDLFESIRHTELSTLEKIGKERIFNTISKELQTISQSAQLFVIIGQSISLVFFTSLYIAWHSFVAFMVISTLILVGASIHRLRANEIQRNMRISFESENQLIQRLSDLLDGFKEVKLSEPRAEDLEHEYRRDSNRARRAKTKTQTLFATDFILSQITFFAATGAMVFIVPMLSDVYTDVVIKVTTASLFLIGPITSIVGGIPVFTTATEAAQNVLALERDLKNVQDEQEVKRPEPSESLTSFNAITLAGAFYQHQKKSSDRPFAVGPVDITFEQGKTTFITGGNGSGKTTFIRMLTGLYELQSGQILLNGKAVTEDNRLAYRSLFTAVFADFHLFQQLYGIRDLSTEEIDEWLDFLEMRAKVGIQNGAFSTIDLSSGQRKRLALLSTILENRPIYIFDEWAADQDPIFRRKFYEQVLPRLKARGNTIIAITHDDAYFHLADVHLKMEEGQLLAHLDSESNGVPS; this is translated from the coding sequence ATGGTATTGTACGAATTAATTCGCCGACATATTCAGATAAAGAAAAGGACCTTTATTGCACTGGGGTGTATTTCTGGTTTGGCCAACGCGTTGGTGCTTGCGCTTATCAACAACGTAGCTGCCAATATCTCTGATATTAATAAAGAAAATCATATTCTTTACTACTTGGTGCTATTTACACTGACGATTGCAATATATGGTTTCACTCAGCAAAGATTGATGACTAAAGCCGCGCAAATGGTGGAGCGTGCTATAGATAAATTGAGAGTCGATCTGTTTGAAAGCATTCGTCATACCGAGCTGTCAACGCTAGAGAAAATTGGTAAAGAGCGGATCTTTAATACCATCAGCAAAGAACTACAGACCATATCTCAGTCGGCGCAGCTGTTTGTGATCATTGGTCAATCCATCAGTTTGGTGTTTTTTACATCTCTTTATATTGCTTGGCACTCTTTTGTGGCTTTTATGGTTATCTCGACACTGATTTTGGTCGGAGCCAGTATTCACCGTTTACGCGCCAATGAAATCCAGCGCAACATGCGCATTTCTTTTGAAAGCGAAAACCAGCTTATTCAACGCTTATCTGACTTGCTCGATGGCTTTAAAGAAGTAAAGCTCAGTGAGCCAAGAGCGGAAGATTTAGAACATGAATATCGTCGCGATTCGAATCGTGCAAGGCGTGCAAAAACCAAAACCCAAACCTTGTTTGCGACCGACTTTATTCTGTCGCAAATCACCTTTTTCGCAGCGACAGGCGCTATGGTGTTTATCGTCCCTATGCTCTCTGACGTGTATACCGATGTGGTCATTAAAGTTACCACCGCATCGCTATTTTTAATCGGCCCTATTACCAGTATTGTTGGTGGGATCCCCGTTTTCACCACCGCAACAGAGGCGGCGCAAAACGTCTTAGCATTGGAGCGCGATTTAAAAAATGTCCAAGATGAGCAAGAGGTTAAACGACCTGAACCGAGTGAAAGCCTAACCTCATTCAATGCCATCACCTTAGCGGGGGCGTTTTATCAACATCAGAAAAAATCGAGCGATCGTCCGTTTGCTGTGGGGCCGGTGGATATCACCTTTGAACAAGGGAAAACCACTTTTATTACCGGTGGTAATGGTAGCGGTAAAACAACGTTTATACGGATGTTGACTGGCCTTTATGAATTACAGAGCGGACAAATCCTTTTGAATGGCAAAGCGGTTACGGAAGATAATCGCCTTGCTTATCGAAGCCTATTCACAGCCGTTTTTGCGGATTTTCATTTGTTCCAGCAGCTCTATGGTATTCGTGATTTGAGTACTGAAGAAATCGACGAATGGTTGGACTTTTTAGAGATGCGCGCCAAAGTGGGTATTCAAAATGGGGCGTTTAGCACCATAGATTTATCATCAGGTCAGCGCAAGCGCTTAGCGCTTTTGAGTACCATTTTAGAAAATCGTCCCATTTACATCTTTGATGAGTGGGCGGCAGATCAAGATCCTATCTTTAGACGAAAATTCTACGAACAAGTGTTACCTCGTTTAAAAGCGCGTGGTAACACCATTATTGCTATCACCCATGACGACGCCTATTTCCATTTGGCCGATGTGCACTTAAAAATGGAGGAAGGTCAGTTGTTAGCACACCTCGACAGTGAAAGTAATGGAGTACCATCATGA
- a CDS encoding serine hydrolase domain-containing protein, with protein sequence MKWLIQLRLRMMMLFCITLALASCLQKKSVADNHTIMPNQLEMIAAVVKEYCDANLFFGTVYITSVDKVVYQSNCGPQNMQYDVDNSVKSKYRIGSNTKAFSAAILMKMLDGKDLRQETIGDHLPWYPDNQCADVSLHHLLTMSSGINNYSDNEAVYDNYGWRPYLYNSSLDLNGPEDFSNRFCTCGAEAGQSGSPSFTPGSKYEYSNCNYYLIGNIIEQLAAGKQGNIGREYWFANIVQEQILNPLSMTDSGSYSAIGVYSNMTTGYIYNQNQYLPLANGRPPATGGPAPYEDILVNPYSNPLVLYSAGDLYSTVEDMHKWDQGLYGTQILNDTQKLAAFAPYSNTGSSDECEYYGYGWFVTYVDPNQYGKVANCPENPADANLRMYEKFLQYSGSYPYSWVTSFTRLLERDQSIMVFSNYVKEGIESDCIAKEIRNIIFYSDKHRTEQCQQDLNQA encoded by the coding sequence ATGAAATGGCTAATACAACTACGGCTAAGAATGATGATGCTATTTTGCATCACCTTAGCACTGGCTTCTTGTTTGCAGAAAAAGAGCGTCGCAGATAATCACACCATTATGCCTAATCAATTAGAAATGATAGCGGCGGTGGTGAAGGAATATTGCGATGCCAACCTATTCTTTGGCACGGTTTATATCACCTCGGTTGATAAGGTGGTGTACCAGTCCAACTGCGGACCACAGAACATGCAATATGATGTAGATAACAGCGTTAAGTCCAAGTATCGCATTGGCTCCAATACCAAAGCGTTTTCGGCTGCTATTTTAATGAAGATGTTAGATGGTAAGGACTTACGGCAGGAAACCATTGGCGATCACTTGCCTTGGTACCCAGATAACCAATGTGCGGATGTTTCGCTACATCATTTGCTTACCATGTCGTCTGGGATCAATAACTACAGCGACAACGAAGCCGTATACGATAACTACGGTTGGCGGCCTTATTTATATAACTCGAGTCTAGATCTTAACGGTCCGGAAGATTTTAGTAATCGCTTTTGCACTTGTGGTGCCGAAGCGGGGCAAAGTGGCTCACCGTCATTTACCCCGGGTAGCAAGTATGAATATAGCAACTGTAACTATTATCTCATCGGTAATATCATCGAGCAGCTAGCGGCTGGCAAACAAGGCAATATCGGTCGTGAGTATTGGTTTGCTAATATCGTTCAAGAGCAAATTCTAAACCCGCTTAGCATGACGGACAGCGGCTCTTACAGTGCGATTGGTGTCTATTCAAATATGACCACAGGCTATATCTATAATCAAAACCAATACTTACCCCTTGCCAATGGTCGTCCACCAGCTACAGGTGGACCTGCACCTTACGAAGACATTTTAGTGAATCCATATAGCAACCCTTTGGTACTGTATTCCGCTGGAGATTTGTATTCCACAGTGGAAGACATGCATAAGTGGGATCAAGGCTTGTATGGCACTCAAATCTTAAACGATACCCAGAAACTAGCGGCCTTTGCTCCCTACTCTAACACTGGTAGCAGCGACGAGTGTGAATACTATGGCTATGGTTGGTTTGTGACTTATGTCGACCCAAACCAGTACGGCAAAGTGGCAAATTGCCCCGAAAACCCAGCCGATGCAAATCTTAGAATGTATGAAAAATTTTTACAGTACTCTGGTAGTTACCCCTATTCATGGGTGACCAGTTTCACCCGTTTACTGGAACGAGATCAAAGCATCATGGTGTTTAGCAACTATGTGAAAGAGGGGATTGAGTCAGATTGTATCGCCAAGGAGATCCGCAACATTATCTTCTATAGTGATAAACACCGTACCGAGCAATGCCAGCAAGATTTGAATCAGGCATAA
- a CDS encoding YcjF family protein, with translation MAVTKTAKDDKASDAPEQQESQLVADEDRAAVAQLIVDKYTKWSFGSGFIPVPAVDLVALTGIQMKMIGEVAKVYGQSYGDNKLRGTVSALIGGSFPQTLGGAGLSSFLKAVPVLGTLSAIAFMPVVSAASTHAVGATFVRHFENGGTLIDLNLASMKGDIADIAAKYRANKGNADATATAEKATV, from the coding sequence ATGGCAGTGACAAAAACAGCGAAGGATGACAAGGCGAGCGATGCTCCAGAACAACAGGAATCACAACTTGTTGCTGATGAAGACAGAGCAGCCGTTGCTCAGCTGATTGTCGACAAATACACAAAATGGTCGTTTGGCTCTGGGTTTATTCCCGTTCCTGCGGTTGATTTAGTGGCGTTGACAGGGATCCAAATGAAGATGATAGGCGAAGTAGCAAAAGTCTATGGTCAATCATATGGTGACAACAAGCTGCGTGGCACAGTAAGCGCATTGATCGGCGGCTCTTTTCCACAAACCTTAGGGGGCGCGGGACTAAGCAGCTTTTTGAAGGCGGTTCCTGTACTTGGCACGTTAAGCGCAATCGCATTTATGCCAGTTGTGTCTGCGGCATCAACACACGCAGTAGGCGCAACTTTTGTTCGACACTTTGAAAATGGCGGCACGCTGATAGACCTGAATCTAGCAAGTATGAAAGGGGATATCGCAGACATCGCAGCTAAGTATCGTGCAAATAAAGGGAATGCGGACGCAACAGCTACAGCGGAAAAAGCCACAGTATAA